The following DNA comes from Gadus macrocephalus chromosome 5, ASM3116895v1.
ATCATTGTATCGTCGTGTCCGGCTgcgtgtctgttgtgtgtgggttgtggCGCGTGTGTTGGACTCACTTGACGTTCTCTCTGAGCTGTTTGACCAGCTTGATGTTGACATCAGCCTCCAGGAGGGCGGCACACACCTCCTTCAGCATGGCATTaagtacctacacacacacacatacacgcagctTAGCCTGGAGTGCAATACCTTAACACACACCTCCGCTTGGGAGTATGAAGCATCTGAACGGAGAGACCACCTGACCCCAGTGGAGACCAGAGGGGCTTCTGTTCCGTCCCTCAGTAGAACAGAGCAAGCTATCCACGATCACCAAAACATCGTTTGTATTGGTTCGATCACCGCTACCACCTCGTTGATTAAGTACCAGTCTCGGGTAGTACCTCTTCATTGATGATGGTGGCATTGCTGAGAGACCTCAGCGCCGAGGTGATTTTTCTACCGAGATCTGCTAACACCATCTTGACTGTCTGCTCAACAAAACCAGAAACAGACCGATCAGACACCCGTTGTAGAACGATATAGAAACATTTCAGCTCATTGCGTCACATAAAAAACAAGAGAGACCCGGACCTGGTGTGGACCCGCTGGGCGAGGAGCGGAAGAAGATGACCGCGACGCGTGGAGCCtgaacacaacaacaaatgTTATAGAATAACACAATACTTCATCAGTGGATGGTCCCAGGCAAACCAGAGACATGACGAAGTATTACAGAATAACACAATACTTCAACGGACAGGCATCTTGGAGTTAGACCGTGGCCGCTTAACTCGTGTTTTACCTTCAAACATCAGATATTACTGTACTTTAGAAAGGGAGGACATTTCGTGGAGCACTGGTAGAAACTAGTTAGCTGTTGTGCTAGTTAGCCTTGATCGAAACTAGCTCAGAAGCTAACTCTCGCTTAAACAATGTCCCGAGACAAGCAGGGGTTGCCGTGGCTGATTAAACCTTTTATACCTTTGACGATGACTCCGTTATTCTGGTTAAATAGAGTCAGTTTCCTAGTTCTTCTTTGGTGTGTAGTCCGCGATGTTCACCAGCTGTGGTATAAACCAGTCAAGACGTCACCACATTACACGACCCGGAAATAACTTCCTTCATGACCCCGGAGGAAGTCCCTGATGCTAAGTTCACGTCCTGTCGGAGTTACCGGAATCACTAATAAACGCTGCATTTCAACAACCGTACAATTCTGTGACTTAAAGTCAAATCATCCATTTATTTAACCTGCCatctatttacacacacacacaagtttgtATTAATAAAGGTACGtgacaaaatataaatgaataagaAAACAGTCCTCTGTTTGAGTGCCGAACACGTTGATCTCGCGAGGTTTACACGCGGGCTCTCGGGGAAACACGCACTGCCGTCCATCTGTCACAGAAATGAACTTTTCCGCAGCAAAAAATGAAATTAAGAACTTGCTCTCCACAGTTCTGCCAACCGATCTTTCACGGGTCATTGATTGGATGAAAAACTCAGGTATAGGTCGATGAACGGTTCATTCACAACAGTATTGTTGTCCAACAACATGTTGTATTGCTCTGATAGGACGAGAGCAACAATCCTCTCTACCAATTAATTTGTGAATAATTCTATGTATTACAATGAGCAGGTCCAGCAATTAAAACGTATGTctgtaaaataataatgagCGCTACAGCTGTTGATAAGTTTCAGCAGCATAATCTGACTGCTTTACCAGCCCCTCCCAGTAACCCCTCCCAGTAGTTTAGGAGGTGAAGATGTgaagcattattattattatcctctaTCCTCTATTCCAGAGGTTCTGCAACTCATTAATCTCGAGCCCCATGTGATAATTTCAGTGTGTCTGCAAGACCCAGCCAAACTCAAAACAGAGAACTCTTCAGCAACAAGTGGTTTCCGTCCTGTACGTCATAATACCACCGCCCGGGGGTCTCGGCAACGCTGCTGTCGAGGGTCTTTCAACTGGACTctggtgctctgtgtgtgtcctgtgtctctcgtcagaggagctggaggagctgctggtggaGAACGAGGCGGTGGTTCTGAGGAGCATCGCCGAGGAGCTGAGGAGCGGCCTCCCGGTGGAGGCCATGCTCGTCTCGGAGCGCCTGGCCCTGCAGAAGGTGGGCGGCGCCCGCACGAACCTCCCGCCGAGGGGCTCAGTTATGgtcccacgtcgacgcaacgcaaggggcgTTCACGGACCCGTGAGGTCCTcacgtccaccgcaagggcctgacctAAGCGCTCCCAAAAAGtgttaaccttccgtcgaggcgacgcagcagcgagggctgtgattggtcctctcactaaaacccgacgcagaaccgaaACCGGTTCACGACTGAGTCGAAGGGTCTGCGTGGTCGTTGCGTTGCGTGGACGCTGAACCATGactgacgcctcgtgcccaccgcctccgtccgttgactgatccccattgactttgaatggggacggacggtcgcgcaatgcattgtgggtctgtgcgctgaaggctccgtcaaaaagttgaaaaatgttcaactttttcggcagcgacggatccgtcatccaatcagatcgcgtatgcaaatgtaagcactgtgacgcgactcgggctccgACGACCCTGTaaacctcccccatccgtcggccacgccttccgacgtcctttgactgacggtggaGTGGGCGCGAGGCGTGAGCCTTGAGGCAGCGCGCGGCACGCTCTCCAGGTTCTGCGGCGTGAGCCGGAGTCGACTGCGTTGGAACGACCTCAACACAAACCCGTCAGCGACTCTGTGAGCCAATTGGCACGAAGTCCATTGAAGTTCAACCCTCGTCCCGCCCCCTTTTCGAACATACCGCAAGGCGACGCCCCCGCGCAAACTGTGTCCCATGATCCTTTGCGCCCCGTGTTACTTTGTGTTGTTCGAAGTGTTCCAAACAAAGTCAAGCTCCTCCCTGTCAGGTTGACCCCGCCCCTTGCCGAGCAGCTCTGTCCTGATTGGTTGCagatgcagcagcagccccagccggCGGTGCACGTGGATGCCTTCCTGTACGACGAGGAGCAGGTGGACTCCCTGTGTGAGGACGGCCGGCTCAGCCGCACTTTCTGCCGGAGCTGCGGGTCCCACCTCACCGCCCCCCTCggtgaggccccgcccctccccccttggttaggccccccccccctccccccctcggtgaggccccgcccctcccccctggtTAGGCCCCGCCCCTCGCGACTAGGACTGCTCGATTATTGGAAAAATCCTAATCACCATTATTTCGGTCAACATTGAATTCCTGATTATTCCAACGTTTATTTGGGAGTTTGAAAACATCATGAGTTTATTcggcatgtctctcccaaaaaacactttgtagctgaaaactttgaaatttcgcctttaaaaaaaatacacaaaacggTCAAATAGAAAATAGCCCTGCTCCCGACACACGATCTCAAATCACAGTCTCCGCTCTCTAATCTTTGCCTCTTCCTTTCCAGAGTTCATCTCCCACTCGTTCTCCATCTCGGAGCTCCGGTTCCTCTTCCAGAACGTTCTTCCAGACCTGGCGGGTAGAACCCTGCTGGACGTGGGCTCTAGACTGGGGGCGGTTCTGTACGGGGTAAAcacagccctccctcccccccaccccccacagaTGACGTCAATACAGTAGGTGggctgaccctgtgtgtgtgtgtgtgtgtgtgtgtgtgtgtgtgtgtgtgtgtgtgtgtgtgtgtgtgtgtgtgtgtgtgtgtgtgtgtgtgtgtgtgtgtgtgtgtgtgtgtgtgtgtgtgtgtgtgtgtgcgtctgtgtgtgtgtgtgtgcgtctgtgtgtgtgtgtgtgtgtaggggtacGTGTACAGTGCTGCTGCACGGCTGGTTGGAGTGGAGATCTCTGAGGAATTTGTCAGACTGCAGAACGGAGTGCTGGAGAAGTACGGCTTCACAGACCGCATGCAGGTACTGCCAATCTATACACACTGCTTCTATAATCTATACACACTGCTTCTATAATCTATACACACTGCTTCTATGATCTATACACACTGCTTCTATAATCTATACACACTGCTTCTATAATCTATACACACTGCTTCTATAATCTATACACACTGCTTCTATAATCTATACACACTGCTTCTATAATCTATACACACTGCTTCTATAATCTATacacactagggatgtgtcggtcgcgaccgattcgttacaacgaacgaatcccgaacgtgaacgacaagaactggttccccaaaacaagaagaactggttctttgattcttttttttaaacataaaccaaaaatatggtcacgtaaataaaatatacaaacgaacagagcttcgtctccccgcgacttatattgattgagtcaaCGTTCTCAAacattcagccaatgagaggtagcaatggtgttgcaatggcacctgggtaagccaatgacaaggcggtaccgtcgaatatgcgcgctttctgtctgacgtatcttgggtcataccattcgacgtggggccacccatatatccccctacattttttcaaaaatagacttgacctccatctgtttattggataaacgaatttcccaatcccaggagtctttgctccattctatatcaatttaagaacaaacaaagaaattaaactgcagttcgtattatttatttatgaccatacaagttctgtaatgcctgaacaatgaagaattaaatgtaaagtaaaataaaattataaatgtaaaaccatgaatgaaatatagagagtaagcaagtggtataaatattggtgggacgtttggtcGTATTATATAGCAGGCATCTTCAAATGGCGGACCGCGGTCTTGACCCTATCcagacccatgaccaattaaataaaaaataataataaaaaaaagtttttttaatttatattttttttaagacgtaatctgacgtaacgaacgaatcaaaacgaccgaatcaaataaacgaatcgttatagtgaactgaactgaacgaactagttcccggaaaataataattttgcccatccctaatacacACTGCTTCTATAATCTATACATACTGCTTCTATAATCTATACACACTGCTTCTATAATCTATACACACTGCTTCTATAATCTATACACACTGCTTCTATAATCTATACACACTGCTTCTATAATCTATACACACTGCTTCTATAATCTATACACACTGCTTCTATAATCTATGCATACTGCTTCTATAATCTATATACGCTGCTTCTATAATCTATACACAAGGCTTCTATAATCTATACACActgttaatataatatatacacactgtTTATATAATATACGTATATAAACGGCTTCTAAAATCTATACATGTTGCTTCTATAATCTATTGATACTGCTTCTATAATCTCCATACTGTTTATAGTACACATATATTCTACACAAAAGAGCTTCTATGTGAACTGCTTCTTTACATAGAACTTCTACACATAACAATTTTATACTCATTTTTTTATCTAATATATTCCAGGAGTTAATGCAGAGGTTTATATCCTAGGTGTTAATACAGATGTTTATATTCTAGGTGTTACATGCAGATGTTTGCTCTCAGCCAGCCGTGGTCCAGCAAGCAGATGTTCTGGTCATGAACAACGTCTTTGAGTTCTTTATGGAACCCAGTGAACAGATAAAGTAAGGTCCTATGtagagtgtacacacacacacacacacacacacacacacacacacacgtacacgcacacacacacacacacacacacacacacacagacaccaaacacacacacacacaccaaacacacacacacacacacacacacacacacacacacacacacaccaaacacacacacaccaaacacacacacacacacacacacacacacacacacacacacacacacacacacacttactaacAGACACTCtctaacacacgcacattaaaattggtgtgtttgtgtgcctacAGAGCGTGGCAGTTTATTATCCATAACTTCCGGAGGAAAGGGTGTTTGCTGGTGACGGTTCCCAGTCTTAAGGAGGCCTTCTCTGCTCTACAGGTACAGTACTACACTAATGCAGTACAGACACGTGGGACAGAACAAGGTATAGACATGTGGACAGAACACAGAAGTGCAGTACAGACATGTGGACAGAACAGAGTAGTGCAGTACAGACATGTGGACAGAACAGAGTAGTGCAGTACAGACATGTGGACAGAACAGAGTAGTGCAGTACAGACATGTGGACAGAACACATTGCTGCAGTACAGACATGTGGACAGAACAGAGTAGTGCAGTACAGACATGTGGACAGAACACATTGATGCAGTACAGACATGTGGACAGAACACATTGATGCAGTACAGACATGTGGACAGGACACATTGATGCAGTACAGACATGTAGACAGGACACATTGATGCAGTACAGACATGTGGACAGGACGCATTGATGCAGTACAGACATGGTGTCTGAGGTCTGCTGTTtccagggggaggggctagaCGCCAGCCAATGGGTTGAAGAGCTTCCTATCGATTATGATGTGAACCTGGGAGGAGAGAGCGACCCAGACGCCCTGAGACAGATCCACCTGTACAGGGTGCTCTGACCCGACCTCTACAGGTAACTCTACAGGTAACTATACTTCTATATGAGACTCAGGAGACCTTAACTCTACAGGTGACTTTACCTCTACAGGTAACTCTAAAGTTACCGCTACAGGTACATTTTCCTCTACAGTGGGCTTTACCTTTACATGTAAGCCTACAGGTAAAGTAACCTCTACGGTGGACTTAACCTCTACAGGTAACCCCTTAGGGGACTTAATCTCTACAGGGGACTTAACCTCTACAGGTGACTCTACGGGTGACTTTATCTCTACATGTGACTCTACGGGTGACTCCACCTCTACAGGTGACTCTACGGGTGACTCCACCTCTACAGGTGACTCTACGGGTGACTCCACCTCTACAGGTGACTCTACGGGTGACTCCACCTCTACAGGTGACTCTACGGGTGACTCCACCTCTACAGGTGACTCTACAGGGGACTTTACCTCTACAGGTGACTCTACGGGGGACCTTACTTCTACAGGTGACTCTACGGGTGACTCTACGGGTGACCTTACTTCTACAGGTGACTCTACAGGTGACTCCACCTCTACAGCTCCGTCCAGACTCTGTCCAGCTGCTCCGTCCGGACCACCACACGAAGGGTTCCAGCACAATCAGAATCTCAACATTGCTTCATAGTTTGGAGGGTTTACATATTTTTATAcaaatatttgtgtttgttgtgttcccTAACTAAACAAATAAAGTTGGGTCATTTCCTCTTGTTACTTTGTTTATTCTGTGTCTTTCCTGTGCCTCTCCTCCATGCCTACAGAATACAAGGTCTTCTAGCAAACTATAGCTAGTCTATACGACTGTAGCTAACCCTCTATAGTGGTGTTTACTGTAGGATGATCTGAAGCTAATCGTTGGCTTCTCACTGTACTTAAGTTGATGCTCTGAAGCTAATTGTTAGCTGCCAACTGTACTTTTGTTGATACCCTTAAGCTTATCATTAGCTGGTAACTGTAATTAAgttgatactctgaagcaaaacGTTAGCTGCTGTTATTTAGTTGATGCTCTGAAGCTAATTGCTAGTTGCCATCATCATGACCGCAAGGTCAACAGTAAACAATCCAATTCCTCAGGAGGAAATTAATACAATGATTGCTTGTATCCATGACAACAGTACCACCCTACTCACATCCTTTCATTCTTCAGTCACTTCCTCCAGGAAATGAGTCGGcatctgaaaacacacacatgcacacacatacacacaaacgtataTGTTAGTGTATGTAGATGAATGACTGTACATTCAGTGTTTCATTGGATTGTATATTTAGTATTGTatattacatatataatatttttttcatggtaTAGCTAGTAACAATGAATCTCATCAGCAAGAGAGTGTTTTAATCCTTGTcaatgtgtgtgaaagagaaagattgtgtgtgtgtgtgtgtgtgtgtgtgtgtgtgtgtgtgtgtgtgtgtgtgtgtgtgtgtgtgtgtgtgtgtgtgtgtgtgtgtgtgtgtgagtgagagaaatatattgtgtgtgagtgagagaaagagattgtgtgtgtgtgtgcgtgtgtgagtgaaagaaagattttgtgtgtgtgggtgtgtgagtgagagagaaagggattatgtgtgtgtgcgtgtgcgtgtgcgtgtgtgtgtaaaaatcaATTCTCCAGAAGCAGAACTCAACAATCATCCCCCGCTATTATCGTTGGAAGTTTGTAGCCAAGGAATTCCCTCGCTACAGGAAGCTGAGACAATCGCTCAAGACCAGACTTCCTGTCCagcaggaggaaggggaggagccatcggtgtgtgtgtgtgtgtgttggacgcTCCGAGCAGACGGGCgacgcagagagagatggaacgCGGTCCGGTGTGGAGGGTCCTGCTGGCGCTCTCGTTGCTGGACATGAGCtccggggcccccggggggtCCGAGGGCCCCGGGGCGTCCGGGTGGGTGTACGAGGTCAACATGGAGCAGGTGAGCTTCGACAAGGCGGTGGAGGGCTGCTCCGGTGGGGGCGGCCTGGCCGAGCTCCCCTCCCAGCAGGAGGTGTCGGAGGTACTGCTGCGGCTGGAGGACAAGCTGCGGGGGGCCGCCGACGCCCAGTCCTTCTGGGTGGGCCTGAGGAGGACCAGGGGCCAGTGTGTgatcccccacctccccctccgggGCTTCAGCTGGCGGTCGGACGGCGGGCACCACTGGGCGGGGCCGGAgcgctggtgggaggagcccgagCAGACGTGCATCGTTCGCTGCGCGGCGCTGAAGGCCCAGGCCAACGGGACGGGTCTGGGCCGCTGGGGGCTGCTGTCCCGGCCCTGCAGGGGCCCCCACGCCTTCATCTGCCAGCGGGCGCGCCGACACGCGGACCCGCCGCTGACGAGCCCCGTGGGGACGGAGCCCGCGCCCGCCCGCACCGCGACCGccagctccacccccacccccaccacccactcCACCAGCATCCTCACCCCCACAACtcgaccgggaccgggaccgggaccggACACAAAACCAGAACCTACCCCGAAGCCGGAGGCCGAACCACGACCACCGCCAGGAGCAGAACAAGACCCCAAACCAGAGTCGAAACCGCACCAGCCTGGACCAGGACCCCCGCCCGCCACGGTGCCCGGGACCAAGCCCTGCCCCATGCCCAACCTCCCCTGGGCCCGCTCGCTTAGGCCCGAACCCGGGGACCCGGGGCTGCTGACGCTGGAGTGCTGGTCCGGGGCCCAGCCCCAGGTCCACTGCTCGGACGGACGCTGGGAGTACCTCGGCTCGCCCCTGGACCCGGCCGTCGTCTGTCCTGTGAGCCGgagcaccgcccccccccctcctcctcctccccctcctcccccctctccgagCGAGGCCGGCCAGGTGGAGGTGCAGGAGGGCGGCTGGGCGGGGCTCATGGTCCCCGTGCTGGTGGCCGTGGCcttgctggtgctgctggtggtgctggtggcggtGGCAGTGTGGTGCTGCCTGGTCCGGCGCTCCAAGGACCGCGCCGTCCGGAAGGCCGAGAAGATGGCGATGGAGAACAAGGAGGCGGGCGGCAAGGACTCCATGGAGACGACCAATGAGAAGGAGAGACGATGATTCAGCCTCGCCGTGATTGGCTGTTGGTCCTAGCGCTCCGTAGCCCGTACTGTGAACGAGGGTTAGGGTGGTTAGGCCGGGGCTGGGTCAGGGGTACAGCCTGGCTGGATGGGCTGGTCATGTTATGTCAGGTAAGAAtaggttgggttagggttaacttgGTTCAGGTTAAGATAAGATTAGGATATTTAATGTTGGGCTAGGTTTATTTTGGTTATGGTAAGATTATATTAGGTTAgtttgggttagggtaaggttATGCCAGGTTAGTTTAGGTTAGGGTAAGATTATGTTAGGTTAGTTTAGGTTAGGGTAAGATTATGTTAGGTTAGTTTAGGTTAGGGTAAGGTTATGTTAGGTTAgtttgggttagggtaaggttATGTTAGGttagttaaggttagggtaaggttATGTTAGGttagttaaggttagggtaagatTATGTTAGGTTAGTTTAGGTTAGGGTAAGATTATGCCAGGTTAgtttgggttagggtaagaTTATGTTAGGTTAgtttgggttagggtaagaTTATGTTAGGTTAgtttgggttagggtaaggttATGCCAGGTTAgtttgggttagggtaaggttATGCCAGGTTAGTTTGGGTTAGGATAAGGTTTTGTAAGGTTGGTTTGGTTTAGGGTGAGGTTGGTTGGTTATTGGTATATTAGGGATGGGTTATCCTGGCGCTTGCTGGGGCAAGCTTGTATATAAACTCATGTTGATTGGGTTGGTCAGTATATATCTCTGTAAAACTCTAataatttttataaaataaatgtatggttagggtaagggttatttAAGTGGTTCACTTGTTTTATGATCAAtgttctgtaaaaaaaaacatcttggGTGTATTGCATTTAAAATGTTAAACAACATTTTTGTAAGTCAATACAACGTTTACAGCAATCTTGTCTACTGTTAAATAAATCAAACTAAATGTAAAACTCTGAGCTATAGGTGGTGCCGTTgaatatactgtgtgtgtgtgtgtgtgtgtgtgtgtgtgtgtgtgtgtgtgtgtgtgtgtgtgtgtgtgtgtgtgtgtgtgtgtgtgtgtgtgtgtgtgtcgtgtgcgcatgtgcgtgtgtaagtgtgtgtgtgtgtgtgtgtgtgtgtgtgtgtgtgtgtgtgcgcatgtgcgtgtgtaagtgtgtgtgtgtgtgcgtgtgtgtgtaagtgtgtgtgtgtgtgtgtgtgtgtgtgtgtgtgtgtgtgtgtgtgtgtgtgtgtgtgtgtgtgtgtgtgtgtgtgtatgtaatccTCCAATACTAATTACACCAGCATCAGATACcaaacaggcaggcaggcaggcaggcagacagacggccaCGCTAGGTGGACAGGAAGCAGTGATGTTTATAAGCTTCTCTTCCTGTCCTCTGGTTGGTGCTGCTTGACCCATTCGGTCCACTCTGATATTCAGTCACTCAGTAGAGCCTTGGACCTACAGGAACAAGCAAACAATCAAGACCATAAGAGCAGAGCTATGAACGCTAAAGTgtatacagtacagtagagaCACTGAGGTctgtttacagtacagtagagaaCAATGAGGTGTGTTTACGGTACAGTAGAGAACACTGAGGAGCGTTTACAGTAGAGTAGAGAAAATTGAGGTGATTAACTTCAACTGTGTTCTAGTGTCTACTGATACACTAATAGAAACCTGTGTATTGCCCATATTAGTATCAGAGGTACTTTAGTATTGAATATTTCAAATAATTAATACTAGTACCAGAAGTACTTGATACTTTAGTGTTGTTGTATAACTACTATATTACATCTGATGCTAGTATATTGTAGTGAGGATGTGTTGCCTGCAGGGGGCCCTATAGAGAAAGGGCCCAACGCAGATaaaaacccacgcacacacacgcacgcacacacatacacacacacacacacacacacacacacacacacacacacacacacacacacacacacacacacacacacacacacacacacggagacactcacacacacacacacacacacacacacacacacacacacacacacacacacacacacacacacacacactcacacacacacacacacacacacacacacacacacacacacacacacacacacacacacacacacacacacacacacacacttaccataAGACTTAatcaataactaaataaaaacaattctgTGTTTAATGCTTTATATTATTATCTctgtattatataataatatgatatattaataataatatattaataatgttactaaatattttatgttttttacatgcatgtgtttactgtgagttattattattattatatgaatatACTTAATGTTAATAATATCAATCgatttcttcttcttattattattaagagcattattatattattattattattaatattgcgTTTATTTATCCTGAACAATACAGGAAGAGGCCTACTCATATAGAAGCTAATATAGTCAACGAGTAGGCCTTTCGATCAGCCTCGAGATCATACCAATCATATGAATGATCACTTATGTTA
Coding sequences within:
- the clec14a gene encoding C-type lectin domain family 14 member A → MERGPVWRVLLALSLLDMSSGAPGGSEGPGASGWVYEVNMEQVSFDKAVEGCSGGGGLAELPSQQEVSEVLLRLEDKLRGAADAQSFWVGLRRTRGQCVIPHLPLRGFSWRSDGGHHWAGPERWWEEPEQTCIVRCAALKAQANGTGLGRWGLLSRPCRGPHAFICQRARRHADPPLTSPVGTEPAPARTATASSTPTPTTHSTSILTPTTRPGPGPGPDTKPEPTPKPEAEPRPPPGAEQDPKPESKPHQPGPGPPPATVPGTKPCPMPNLPWARSLRPEPGDPGLLTLECWSGAQPQVHCSDGRWEYLGSPLDPAVVCPVSRSTAPPPPPPPPPPPSPSEAGQVEVQEGGWAGLMVPVLVAVALLVLLVVLVAVAVWCCLVRRSKDRAVRKAEKMAMENKEAGGKDSMETTNEKERR
- the zgc:109986 gene encoding uncharacterized protein zgc:109986, whose translation is MNFSAAKNEIKNLLSTVLPTDLSRVIDWMKNSEELEELLVENEAVVLRSIAEELRSGLPVEAMLVSERLALQKMQQQPQPAVHVDAFLYDEEQVDSLCEDGRLSRTFCRSCGSHLTAPLEFISHSFSISELRFLFQNVLPDLAGRTLLDVGSRLGAVLYGGYVYSAAARLVGVEISEEFVRLQNGVLEKYGFTDRMQVLHADVCSQPAVVQQADVLVMNNVFEFFMEPSEQIKAWQFIIHNFRRKGCLLVTVPSLKEAFSALQGEGLDASQWVEELPIDYDVNLGGESDPDALRQIHLYRVL